Genomic segment of Microaerobacter geothermalis:
GGTAGTAGGAGGGATTGCCATTCTATTGGTATTGGAGGCATCCAGAAGGGTGGTCGGACTACCCATTACGATTATCGCTGCAGTTTTTCTTCTTTATGCGTACTACGGCAAATATATGCCGGGATTTTTGCAGCACCGAGGAGTAAACCTGGAGCGGTTGATCGGCCAAATGTATTACACGCTGGAGGGAATTCTTGGGGTGCCATTAGGAGTTTCCGCAACATTTATTTTTCTCTTCCTCCTCTTTGGTGCCTTCCTCGGAAAAACAGGAGTCGGCCAGTACTTTAATGATTTGGCCCTAGTCATTGCCGGAAGACAAATTGGAGGACCAGCGAAGGTAGCGGTCTTCTCCAGTGCTCTACAGGGAACGATTAGCGGAAGCTCAGTGGCTAATACGGTAACATCCGGTTCCTTCACCATTCCGATGATGAAAAAGCTGGGCTACAGGCCTGCCTTTGCCGGGGCAGTAGAAGCAGCCGCCTCCACTGGAGGACAGCTGATGCCCCCCATCATGGGTGCGGCAGCCTTTCTGATGGCAGAGTTTATCGGGATGCCTTATTGGGATATTGCCAAGGCGGCAGCCATTCCTGCCCTCCTTTATTTCACCGGAATCTGGATCATCGTTCACCTTGAAGCAAAGCGATCTGGCTTAAGGGGACTGACAGATGAAGAAATGCCGGATAAAAAGGAAGTATTGAAAAAAATCTACCTGTTGCTCCCCATCTTTGTGATTGTCGGATTTTTGATTGCTGGGTTTTCACCCATTCGCTCAGCTTTAGCCGGGATTCTTAGCGTCATTTTGGTTGGCGCTGTTCGCAAGGAAACTAGGATGGGTGCGAAAGATATTCTTCAAGCCTTGGAGGATGGTGCCCGTTCTGCCCTTGGCGTGGTGGCAGCAACTGCGGCAGCAGGAATTATTGTGGGTGTCGTCACCTTAACTGGATTAGGACTAAAGTTTGCAAACGGGTTAATCGACTTGTCCGGGGGAATTATTATCTTTACCCTTTTCCTGACAATGATTTCATCCATCATTTTGGGGATGGGATCACCGACGACAGCCAACTATATCATTACCTCAACCATTGCCGCACCAGCAATTATCCAATTGGGATATCCGGCATTGGCAGCCCATATGTTTACCTTCTACTTTGGCATTATTGCTGATGTAACGCCACCCGTAGCCTTGGCCGCCTTTGCCGCCTCAGGAATTGCCGGAAGCGAACCGATACGGACAGGAGCAGAGGCTTCACGATTAGCCATTGCCGCCTTTCTGATCCCGTATATATTTGTCCTGTCGCCGGAGTTGTTGCTAATTGATACCACGGCTCTTGGAGCCCTGTGGATTGTCTTTACTTCACTCATAGGAATGATTGGAGTGGGGGGAGCCCTGATGGGATACCTGTTCCGGCCCATGGCCTGGTATGAGCGTATACTAAGTGGTGCCGCCGGATTGTCTCTCATCTACCCGGGACTCTACACTGATACCTTCGGATTGGGAGTCATGGCCCTGATGCTGATTACCCAATGGCTGGGAACCAGAAAACAAGTAGTAAAGGGAAGATAAAAAATAACAATTAAATCGAACTTCTTTTACATCGACCGCGGAGTGATCAATTCAAGTGAACAACTTGAGCAATCGACTCAACCGCGGTCTTTTTTATTGGAAGTGGAACTAATCGGAACTAGAGATTTACACGTACAACAAGTCGAGTTGGACCAAGAAGTAAATAAAGTCCGCTTAGCACGAACTCGAAGGCTGTCCTTAGCAAATTCTCTAGTTCCACCTTTATAAAAATATTGATAAAATGTGTTGAAATGAAGAAGGAAAAATCAGAATGTCATAGAAGAAATAATGGTTAGAATATTTAGATTACCTCTGTGATGATGAATGGATTAAGAAAGGAAGGGAGTGGAGATGGTGAGCAATAGAGAAGTGGTGATTGTAAGCGCAGTTCGTACGGCCATTGGCAGCTTTGGCGGAAGTTTGAGTCAGGTTCCGGCCACAAAACTTGGGGCTATCGTCATCGAAGGGGCCCTCCAACGGGCAGGATTATCCAAAGATCAAGTGGATGAAGTGATCATGGGAAATGTACTTCAGGCTGGGCTCGGTCAAAATCCGGCAAGGCAAGCGGCTATTCAGGCGGGAATCCCCCAGGAAATTCCCGCAATGACCATCAACAAAGTATGCGGCTCTGGACTGAAGGCAGTTCATTTAGCAACACAAGCGATATTGGCTGGTGATGCAGAAACAATCGTAGCCGGAGGGATGGAGAACATGAGTCAAGCTCCTTTTATATTGGAAGGAGCAAGGGAAGGCTTCCGCATGGGAGACCAGAAGATTGTTGACAGTATGATTCGGGATGGCTTATGGTGCGCCTTTAATGATTATCACATGGGAATAACGGCAGAAAATATCTGTGACACCTATGGATTATCCAGAGAAGAGTTGGATGAATTTGCGGCCTGGAGCCAGCAAAAGGCGGAACAGGCCATTAAAGACGGCAAATTTGCCGATGAAATTGTTCCGGTGACCATACCTCAGAAGAAAGGGGATCCCGTCACCTTCGCTGTCGATGAATTTCCAAGATTCGGAACAACCAAAGAGAAACTGGCCCATTTAAAACCTGCCTTTCGGAAGGATGGAAGAGTAACTGCAGGGAATGCCTCGGGCATTAATGACGGGGCTGCAGCCCTTGTGATCATGTCGAGGGAAAAGGCGGACCGAATGGGAATCAAGCCATTGGCTGTAATCCGCGGCAATGCCAGCGCCGGCGTTGATCCGAAGATCATGGGAATGGGTCCGGTTCCTGCTACCCAAAAAGTGCTTAAAAAGGCAGGAATCCGCTTGAAGGATATTGATTTGATAGAAGCAAATGAAGCCTTTGCTGCCCAATCCCTGGCGGTAGGAAAGGATTTGGAAATCCCTCGAGATAAATTAAATGTAAACGGCGGTGCCATCTCCCTTGGACATCCCATAGGAGCTAGCGGCGCCAGAATTTTGGTTACCCTGCTCCATGAATTAAAGAAAAGAGAGCAGGCCAAGTATGGTTTGGCTACCCTCTGTATCGGCGGAGGGCAAGGAGTATCTACTGTAGTAGAAAAAATATAAGCAAACCTGGTAATTGCCAAAAATTGCAGCAAAATTAGACATGTTTATCCTTGTGAAAAAGTTGACAAATATTCTTGCCTTTAGATAATATTGATGAGGATGATTGTAAAGGAAATGAGGAACGGCAGGATGTCCAAATTAGACAATCCGTGGCAGGCAATTATTTTTCTTGGAACCATAGGATTGGAATTAACCGTCACCACCCTCCTGGGATTTTTCGGAGGTAAGTATTTGGACGGCTTGTTTGGTACAAGCCCCATTTTTCTGATTGTCGGTGTGTTGTTAGGAATAGCTGCCGGGATATATACCATTACCTTATTAATAAAACCCTTTTTAGGAGACTAGCCATGGAGGATTTTACCCTCTGGATGAAAAAATTGTTTCAAATCGCATCATTCTTTTTTTTAGCCACGGGCCTGCTCTGGCTGGTTGTGCCGAACAGATCCTTCATCCAGGGATTGCTTCTTGGCATGGCAGTGAGTCTCATAAATGGGGTCATTCTTTTTATGAAAACATATCAACTGGGGAAATATATGAATCAAGGAAAGAGGCGGATTGGGGGTATGGGCATGATGCAGCGAATGCTCCTTGCCGGATTTGCCGTCTATGTTTCCGTGAAACGGCCTGAATTATTTTCCCTGGCAGGGGTATTGATAGGATTATTCCTCATTCAAATCCTAACCCTTCTGCTTTCATTTCGTATTACAAGGTTTACCCATAAAAATTAAATAAAAATTAGTTTTACCAAGATGCTTATGTGATGGGAGAAAGGGGTGAGAAACAGAAAATGGAAGCTTTTTCGCCGTATGTTGAATGGGAAATAGGTGGTCTGAGGCTGGCCTTTGATATTCCTACGATGATTATGTCCGTCATCGTGGCCCTGCTGGTGCTGCTCATATTAAGGTTGGGAACAAGAAATATGACATCAGGAGTGCCCAGGGGCTGGCAAAATTTTTTCGAATGGGTCATTGATTTTGTAAAGGGAATTGGTGGACAATTTATGGATGCGAAAACCACATCCAAATTTGTCACTCTGGCCCTCACCCTGTTCCTTTATATTTTTCTGGCGAATCAGGTGGGATTGCTCTTTACCACATTCCACATTGAATTCGAAAAGCCCGTTGAATCCATAGGGATTACTGAGGAGCTGATAGAAGAAGCAAAGGAACATGGAGAAGAAGGCGTCCTGACAGCCTGGTGGAAATCACCGACAGCCAATCCCAGTGTTACCTTTGCATTAGCCCTGATGGTTTTAATCTATTCTCACTATTTAGGGATTAAGAAAAATCCACGGGCCTATGTAAAGCACTACTTTGAACCATACCCGGCACTTTTTATCATTCACTTTTTGGAGGATTTTGTCATCAAGGTGCTGACACTGCCCCTTCGTCTATTCGGAAACATTTTTGCCGGTGAGGTGCTCATCTTATTCCTTGCCGCAGGTTTCTGGGCAGCAACATCAGTA
This window contains:
- a CDS encoding TRAP transporter permease is translated as MSQEQKQLTQEEVSQLLSKYDRESSFRQLTGVMGQIVKWLAIAFSVFQLYTAIFGTLASQLQRSVHLAFGLTLIYLLFPATLKGDKKSIGPIDILLAIAGAGVGLYWVYAYDGLVTRAGNLTTLDLVVGGIAILLVLEASRRVVGLPITIIAAVFLLYAYYGKYMPGFLQHRGVNLERLIGQMYYTLEGILGVPLGVSATFIFLFLLFGAFLGKTGVGQYFNDLALVIAGRQIGGPAKVAVFSSALQGTISGSSVANTVTSGSFTIPMMKKLGYRPAFAGAVEAAASTGGQLMPPIMGAAAFLMAEFIGMPYWDIAKAAAIPALLYFTGIWIIVHLEAKRSGLRGLTDEEMPDKKEVLKKIYLLLPIFVIVGFLIAGFSPIRSALAGILSVILVGAVRKETRMGAKDILQALEDGARSALGVVAATAAAGIIVGVVTLTGLGLKFANGLIDLSGGIIIFTLFLTMISSIILGMGSPTTANYIITSTIAAPAIIQLGYPALAAHMFTFYFGIIADVTPPVALAAFAASGIAGSEPIRTGAEASRLAIAAFLIPYIFVLSPELLLIDTTALGALWIVFTSLIGMIGVGGALMGYLFRPMAWYERILSGAAGLSLIYPGLYTDTFGLGVMALMLITQWLGTRKQVVKGR
- a CDS encoding acetyl-CoA C-acetyltransferase translates to MSNREVVIVSAVRTAIGSFGGSLSQVPATKLGAIVIEGALQRAGLSKDQVDEVIMGNVLQAGLGQNPARQAAIQAGIPQEIPAMTINKVCGSGLKAVHLATQAILAGDAETIVAGGMENMSQAPFILEGAREGFRMGDQKIVDSMIRDGLWCAFNDYHMGITAENICDTYGLSREELDEFAAWSQQKAEQAIKDGKFADEIVPVTIPQKKGDPVTFAVDEFPRFGTTKEKLAHLKPAFRKDGRVTAGNASGINDGAAALVIMSREKADRMGIKPLAVIRGNASAGVDPKIMGMGPVPATQKVLKKAGIRLKDIDLIEANEAFAAQSLAVGKDLEIPRDKLNVNGGAISLGHPIGASGARILVTLLHELKKREQAKYGLATLCIGGGQGVSTVVEKI
- a CDS encoding AtpZ/AtpI family protein, which gives rise to MSKLDNPWQAIIFLGTIGLELTVTTLLGFFGGKYLDGLFGTSPIFLIVGVLLGIAAGIYTITLLIKPFLGD
- a CDS encoding ATP synthase subunit I — protein: MEDFTLWMKKLFQIASFFFLATGLLWLVVPNRSFIQGLLLGMAVSLINGVILFMKTYQLGKYMNQGKRRIGGMGMMQRMLLAGFAVYVSVKRPELFSLAGVLIGLFLIQILTLLLSFRITRFTHKN
- the atpB gene encoding F0F1 ATP synthase subunit A, which produces MEAFSPYVEWEIGGLRLAFDIPTMIMSVIVALLVLLILRLGTRNMTSGVPRGWQNFFEWVIDFVKGIGGQFMDAKTTSKFVTLALTLFLYIFLANQVGLLFTTFHIEFEKPVESIGITEELIEEAKEHGEEGVLTAWWKSPTANPSVTFALALMVLIYSHYLGIKKNPRAYVKHYFEPYPALFIIHFLEDFVIKVLTLPLRLFGNIFAGEVLILFLAAGFWAATSVPLIIWLGYSVFVGAIQAYIFVTLTLVYISQKVSDHH